AGAAGGACTATGGTCGTTGAAGTTGGTCATCCTTTGTCATTTTAGGTTGAAGATGGAAACACAAGGTGTTATACCCAAAACCAGTCTATTATTGTTAAGCGTCATGGGAAAACTTCCTATGAGCTACTCAAGGGAAGGAAATCGGACATctcttattttcatgtttttggatgtGTTTGTTACATCTTGAATCAAACAGTTGAGGAAACAGctcatgtcacctttgatgaagaCTCGTTCATTCAGGATCAATTTGATCACCCCTCATCAATCCTGAATGAACTTACTTACAGTCCTTCTGAACTTGTTCCTGATTTCCTACCAAATGGCGTTGAACCTATTGTTCCCAATATTGATCAATTCATTAGCTCACAACCTGTCTCTGAAAATCAGCATGTCATCCTTGAAGAAGATGAACCATCCAATCTGAAAGAGTCAGCCCAGAGTAATACAAATGTAAGTTCTAATCCAAGAATTCTTCAAGATCATCTTGAATCACAAATCATTGGAGATGTAAATTTTGGAATTCTTACTCATAGCAAAGTCAGCGGCAACTTCTACATGTTTGTAAACTTCGTCTCAGTGATTGAACCAAAGAATATCACTGATGCCTTGAAAGAAGTTGATTGGATCAACGCTAAGCGGGATGAGCTAAATGAATTTGACCTTCATCGTGTGTGGACTCTTGTTCCCAAGCCTCAAAGAAATACTATCATTGGCACTCCCTGGCTTTTCAGAAACAAAACGGATGAAGATGGGATGTCATAAGAAGCAAAGCTAGACATGTGGCTCAAGGTTTTTGTCAGCTGGAAGGATTAGTCTTTGATGAAACATTTTCTCCCATTACTAGACTTGACGAAATTCGCCTGCTTCTTgcctttatttatttcaaaaacttCAAAGTCTATTAAATAGACATCAAGACTGCCTTTTTACATGAAAATCTTGAAGAAGAAGTTTTTCTAAAAAAACCTTTCAAGGTTTGAAAGTGAGGAGTTTCCAAATCATGTGTATTGTCTTGATAAAGTTGTCTATAGTTTAAACCAGGCTCCTAGAGTATGGTATGACACATTGGCAATCTATCTTCTTGCAAGTGGATACAATCAAAGAAAGATTGGCAACACTTTGTTCATCAAGCATTCATGATCTCACATAATTTTGCTTAagtgtatgttgatgatatcatttttgggtcCACTAATGAAAAGCCAAGCTCGGAATTCACAGAGATCAAGGCTAAAaagtttgagatgagtatgatgggtgAACTAACCTTCTTTTTTCGTTTGCAGGTTAAACAACTGACTGATGGAATTTTTATTTGTCAAGCTAAATATATTGCAAATATACTTAAGAAATATGGTTTCTCTAATTGCAAGCCAATAGAGACTCTGATGTCCTTATCAGCATGGCGTTGATGTGAATGCAACTCTATTTCAAGGAATGATAGGCTCTCTGCTCTATCTTACTACTAGTCGCCCTGACATCTTGATTGCTACTATATTGTCTGCTCATTATCAATCCAATCCTAAGGAATATCACCTTCACGCTTTGAAAAGTATCTTTCATCATTTAAAGCATACACCCAATCTTGGGTTATGGTATCCTTGTGATTCTAAGTTCAAGCTGCTAGGATACACTGACTCCGATCATGGTGGTTGTGGAATTGATCATAAAAGTACTTCAGAAGGAGATCAAATGCTAGGAGATAGACTGGTAAGGTGGTCCAGCAAAAAGTAGACATCAGTGACTTGTTCcactgctgaagctgaatatatatTTGTTGGAAGGTATTCTGATCAGATCCTATGGAttcagaatcaactcttagattatgTTCTAAACTTCTCAAAGGCTCTCATATGCTGTGAAAACACCAGTGCTATTCAGATGATACaaaatccagtgcaacattccaataCCAAGCATACTGATATCCGTCAAACTTCATCAAGGACATCATTCACAAGGGATAGGTGGAGTTATTCTATATTTCATCCACCAATCAGTTGACTAACATTTTTACAAAAGCATTTGACGAGAAGACTTTATACTAATTGATTGCAAATCTTGGCATGCTTTCAGTGACTTAattattttctaaattttttgattaaacaTTGCTTCTGCTTGCTTTCTAAAAAGcacaaaaaacacaaaaataaatgctaattttattatgtttatagattttTATATAGGTTGCTTAATTTTTGCTTCTAGTATTTACAAGTATTCTCTTTTCTCTCTTATTCATCTTTCAGGTCTATCTAAAATTTATCTACATCTCCTTTCTTTAGAGTTTGTGAGAATTGAAGTTCTAGTGAAATATCTCAATGCTCTTGGTGCTAAAAAAAAGAGTGGCATCATGTCCTCTTATTCTTGTGAATGCCTATTTTCTCCTTCACTCATTGTTATGAATGCAAGGAGCAACCATCAATTTCCAATAAGTCTTGTTTTCATCTAATGAATTATATTCAGATAAAACCTCGAATTCCCTCATGTTGATCTTGAGGCCACGATGGATTCATGGATTTGAGCCAGTTAACTCGTTGGTTACAAAGACTGATCTCAGCTTCTCTCCTGATCTTGATGAATATGAAGCTTGGAGTCCATCTACAACGTTTCAAGGATAAATGGCTTCATAATTCTTCATTTATAGTGAGATGTATCATGTACTGATGAGTTTATCATTACTTATGTTTTCTTTTATCCAAAGTCAAAGGGTAGATATATCAAAGAAAGGAAATTAATTAATGAGTGGTTATTTCAAAATATTTATCTTTGATGATGCTACGCAAAAGATTTTCTGAAAAAGGCTATATATAGAGCCTCTGAAAAGGTTATATATTCTCTTTCCTTGTTTGACTAACTCTTTTGTTTGTAttcttatattatttattatttcgtACCATTTTTTAAAGGATCTGACGGAGGCATCTCTAAGCCTagtatgtaacttttgacaaatcatcctccctagaagcatgttgttgtaagTGATTGAATCTCTCTAAGTCCCTCATCAACGGGACCATCTATTGAGAACATTGAGTCACCCCCTCACGCTAACTGTATAGCATTGTCTAAACTTTCTAATTAAGAGTGTCTGGTCCAAATAAAAATTGATATAAACATTTGGGTGTTTATTCTTAGTTAACTATCTCACCTTACCTTGTCCCTGGAAGCATTTTTGTCGTAGGCATCAAGTCTCATGTTTTGCTACAATATTGAGCATAACCCAATGGCTTACATTGATTGCACAGTCATCGGTGTAAGATATACTTGTTTGTTCCTTAAATGACAAAGGGTTATTCATGTCCTTGACCTCCTAGTCGTAGGTATGACATGGTACCATTATGAGTTAACGGAGAATCTTTGACTCTAGAATACAATTAAAACTCTATGATACGAGAATTAAAACATTTCTTGCTGATCAGTTATATTTTTTAATGATTTATGTTGATTTCACCTCAGCGTGACTGAAACAATCCATTATCTCcatatttttttctttatattttcatgACACAATGTATGATACCAGACGCTGATGAGAGTTTGAAAATTTTGTGCTGATGGGTATATCATTTTCCGTGATATATCACATGCACCTACCCATTCTTTCCCAACAATTCTTTTATTTAATAAGTTAACAATTCACTGTATTAGCCATACATAGATAAAACTTCGACACTCTTTGTAGATGGGTTCATTTCATACCGGAATGTATTACTTGCAACATACCACTCTTGCCCATTTCTTCTAATAAAAGTGATTAATGAATCAGCATATGAAACCACACGCTGATGAGATCTCACAATACTATGTCAGTGAATGGTAGTTTAAGCCCAAACTATCAAGAGACATCACAATCTTAATAGACTGCAAGTTGTAACTCTAATACTTTGGTCTCCTCCTCAAGTTCTATTTTACTACTAATGTTAAAAAGGGGAGAAACTAGCTAAAGATGAAGAAACTACTAGATGTTATTAAACTAATGATAAGTATGAGCACAATCTAAAGGGGAGTCTAGCTGACATCAACATTCTCAGCTTTGACACTCTTTGCGCTGTCTGCTGCGACTCATACATGTTGCCTCCACTGATTGACAATCATAAATAGAAAGAAAAAATATTCTCAGGGGGAGCATTCATTAAAGCCGAAGAACTTAAAGTTTCCATCTTACTCTCAGGGGGAGCACGAGCTAAATAATTCATTAAGtattagttttgacatcatcagataggggagattgtaaggtcacaccttatgatttgATAAGTCAAAAAGTCTACACGCTATCTATCAGTGTCAGCATATCACAACTATCAACGTCAACGTTTAGTATAGTTATTCTATGTAATCATTTTTATAGGTGatatattctatatatatatatatatatatatatatatatataacagatcTGATATCCTTGTGATTAGGATCGGTTCGTAGTATAGATAGGATACAATCCATATAATAAAGGGATATACTTGTATAGATTGGTATATAATCTACATtatggtaaaccctaatgtagagAGTTTGTCTTGGTGGCCGTCTTTGTAACAATCTGTCTTCTTGGTGAAGACGTATACTTTCTTGGTGAAAAACAATTTGGAGAACTCTCTGTGTTATTTACTTTTTGTTCATTGTTTTCTTAGATTAGTTTACTTTTGTTCTTTATACTTGAAGCACtacaagaaaattttgattttgctaCGGATTGAATCCGTTGCAAAAAGCTGAAATTCCGTTGCAAAAGACGAATAGCGACGGAATTTGCAACGACCTATTTTTGTCCCTAAAAATGTCGTAGCGAGGGGTTTGCAACGGAAACGATAATTCCGTCGCAATTGTGATAACGGAATGAAATCCGTGGTAGATGGTATTCCGTAGTAGGTTTCCATCATAAATTTTGTGGTAGTTCTTTCGTCACAAATTTCGTTGTGGTTAATCCCTAGCAAAATCtgtggtgatgaatccctagctaaatctgtggtgatgaatccctaggTAAATCagtggtgatgaatccctagctaAATTcatggtgatgaatccctagctaAATCCGTTTGATGATCTCCTAGCAAATTATGTGGTCATGAATCCCTAGCAATTTTAGTGGTGTATATATTATATACCAGATTCAATATGGACCGATTGataattgatttataaattatatccaaataattttgtagtaatatatgaaaaacaaaaaaaaaaacaaaaaactcataaccattatatcataaaataacaaaataattatttattacatgGAAAAAAGAAAGTTGCTACTCTAAAATACATAATCTTCAATAAACATATATCAACCTACTACTCTTGTTGTTTTGTAACGACATTAATAAGATCCAATGTCGTTTGAAGTTGTTTTTCAAGATGCCCGATCCTTGCTTTGTTTTCCTCTTGTTGGGCGTTCATCATTTCTTTAAGCTCTTCGTTTTGCTGTTTTTTTAGCAACAAGTTCCCTCGTTTCTTCtatttcatgatttttttttccagAATGTAAGATACATCCGTTTTACCATTCCTATTGGGAACCACCTTTGCAAAAgagcctaatccataaagtcttctTTTTTTATCATGACCACCAACAACAGCATAAAATAGCTTGTCCTCCTCAAATTCAACACCTTTAGCTTCCAACTCTTCCCGTTTTTCTATATAGGCCGCCTACAAGataaaaatattataagttaaaaGATATCAAATATAGGAATGATATTATGGAGTAGCTACAATATAAAAGTTAATTTAAACTAAAATGAATATTACATGAAtttgtctatctttttcatttgtgAAAGTGACTTTAACATGATTCTTAGTGTGTGTATACAGGAACAATTCACTATGGGGTGGCTCATGTCCTAATTTCCTCTTCTAcataaataacatataaaaattcaaATATACAGATAAACATATGCAAACATTGATACGATATACCATTTAAAAATTTACAAAATCAAAAGCTATCTTCAAATGACATGCGGTTCCAGCGTTATGTGTGGGTTTTGCTACTCCATCAGCCACACTGTTACGCCTATTTTTCTTGTTCTGCTTAGACTTTAGCTTGTATTCTTCTGTATTCCATTTTAATTGACAGGAGTTCCAGACTTCCTGTGAAATATGAGCTGGTTTAAAgccatgtttttttctttttgggcTCCTCATGTTGAAGAGATATTGACGATAACTTTGTGTCACTTTCCTTGCCCAAGCTTTTCTCACCAGCGAGTCTATTGTCTCATCCCAACAACATTTTTTCTACACATTAACAATATAACATAAGTTGAAGTGTAAATGTTTACCAAACAACAATTTATGACTTATAGTTACCTGAAACTCTTCCCAATATAATTCACGCATTTCTTTGCTTACTTGTGTCCAATCGTACCCTTCTGGATCTACTCTTTGTTTAAAGGACTGACTAATAACGTGTGCACAAGGGCCTGGTGGCATTAGCCTGCAAGTAATCATGTGATGTGTTAAGTTATGAATTGATATGTAGGTGTAAACCaaaatttaatacataaaaaaagtTGTAAGTAAGATTTGAATTGGTAACTCATGTATTTTTCCAAACATGAACATTAAAACGTCCATCTGGTCCACAATCCTCAAAGGAATTGTTTTCACCTTCTACACTTTCCACTACTGATCCATTCATGGGTGGTTGTGTTGGTGATGGGGTAGATTCTAGGATAGGTGTTGTTGATGGGGTATATTCTGGGGTAGGTGTTGGGATAGATGTATATGTTGAGGATGTGGTAGTTCCTTTACTTAAGAAAGGAGTGGTAGTTATTGTAGTTGGGGAGGATGGTAGTGTAGATGCGGGTTTTGAGGTTGTGGTAATAGATATAGGTGGTGATGGTGTGGTAGTTGGTGTTGGTGTTGAAGATGGTTTAGATGATGTAGGTTCTGAGGTTTTCATTATTGATGTTCGTGTTGACGATTGTATTGTTCCAGTTTGtgaagttttaaatgttttttctaaGGAGGGTGTGGATGTTTTAAGTGATTCCAAGGAAGTGGTAATCATGGGTGATGTTAATGATATAGGTTTAGGGGTTTTGTTGGTAGATGTTATAGGTGCTttggatgtggttgttggtaGTGGCAAGTcgatttcttcatcttgtaactatCTGTTTACGAATTTTGCAGTAGAATTCTTGTTGCGTTTCATAACTTGTGGTGGAATGAATTTAGTTGGCTTCACACCGGATGCTCCTTTTGGTTTCGAGGTCGACATCTTTCTGAcacaaacaataaaaataaattatatatgaagGCATTACTTTGCAAGCAAACGATTAAATAGAATCAAAACCAATTTACGTAAAGATGATCAGAAAACAAAAAACGATCGATCATCACGACAacagtaaattaaataaatataaattttaaatgaGGGACAATCTATATCGCCAAAGTCAGTGCACAAACGTATAATGAACAAAGATTTCGATCAATAAGCCGTCAGAGATGATGATTACAGAAAATGTAAACCCTATTTCTAATCGGTAAACTTAATAATATGCAGCATAAACGTGTCTAGGTTGGAGGGAAATGAATTGTGAAATACTTTGAACCTCCGCTAATAAAAAATTCGAACTGTGCTAATTACCATTAAATATTAAGTAATTCAAATTTATTTAAAGTAGTTATAGATTGATAAATAgggtatatacatataaataacatcaagAAAGAACATAGAGTAACGCTGTGttcatagtataattttaatttaaaatcatATACGAGGACTAAACATTAATAAACTATACATCTTTATCCTTTTATGTTTAAACCGAAATTTATATACAAAAGACGTACGGGTCATGTCAATATATATGATAGtagcttatggtgtccatggatgatatatgggccattggtcaacatggtagtggcttattgtgtccatggatgacatatggttgaTTGTTCcacatggtaatggcttatggtgtccatggttgacatatggatgacatatgggccattggtccacatggtaatggcttatggtgtccatggatgaaatacgggtcattggtcaacatggtagttgattatggtgtccatggatgacatatatatgacatatgggccattggttaacatggtagttaattatggtgtccatggatgaaatacgggtcattagtcaacatggtagtcgattatggtgtccatggatgacatatgggtcattggtcaatatggtagttgcttatggtgtccatggatgaaatacgggccattggtcaacatggtagtcgattatggtgtccatggaggtcatatggattattggtcaacatggtagttgcttatggtgtaatggtatcacccatggatgaaatacatgtcattggtcaacatggtagttgattatggtgtccaagGATGACATatagatgacatatgggccattagtcaacatggtagttgcttatagaataccatggatgaaatacgggtcattggtcaacatggtagttgcttatggtgtccatggttgacatatgtaTGACATATcagccattggtcaacatggtagttgcttatggtgtccatggatgaaatacgggtcattagtcaacatggtagttgattatggtgtccatggatgagatatggatgacatatgggccattggttaacatggtagttgattatggtgttcatggatgaaatacgggtcattggtcaacatggtactcgattatggtgtccatggaggacatacgggtcattggtcaacatggtagttgcttatggtgtccatggatgaaataCGGGTCAGTGGTCAACATGGTACTTGATTATGGTGTCCACGgaggacatatgggtcattggtcaacatggtagttgcttatggagtggtggtatcacccatggatgaaatacgggtcattggtcaacatggtagttaatTATGGTGTCCATAGAGGACATTTGGGTCATTGCTCAACATGGTAATTGCTTATGGTGTCATGGTATCGCCCATGGATgaaatacgggtcattggtcaacatggtagttgattatggtgtccaaggatgacatatgggccattggtcaacatgtagttgcttatggtgtaccCTGTATgaaatacgggtcattggtccatattgtagttgcttatggtgtccatggttgacatatggatgacataggggccattggtcaacacggtagttgcttatggtgtccatggatgaaatacgggtcattggtgaacatggtagttgattatggaggctatggatgacatatgggccattagtcaacgtggtagttgattatggtgtccatggatgaaatacgggtcattggtcaacatggtagtcgattatggtgtccatggagcACATATGGATCATTGTTCAACATGGTAgtttcttatggtgtccatggatgaaatacgggtcgttggtcaacatggtagtcgattatggtgtccatggagggcatatgggtcattagtcaacatggtagttgcttatggtgtgatggtatcacccatggatgaaatacaggtcattggtcaacatggtagttgattattgTGTCCgtggatgacatatggatgacatatggtccattggtcaacatgatagttgCTTATGCTGTACATGGATgaaatacgggtcattggtcaacatggtagttgattatggtgtccatggatgacatatgtgccattggtcaacatggtagttgcttatggtgtccatagttgaaatacgggtcattggtcagcatcatagttgattatggtgtccatggaggaCATATAGGTCACTGTTCAACATGGaagttgcttatggtgtgatggtatcacccatggatgaaatacgggtcattggtcaacatgatagttgattatggtctccatggatgacatatgggccattggtcaacaaggTAGTTGCTTATGGTATACCATGGATGAAATACGGGTCATTGATGAACAtgatagttgcttatggtgtccatggttgacatatgggccattggtcaacatagtAGTTGCTTATGGTATACCATGGATGAAATACGGGTCATTGTATGTATTAGCAAAATTTGGTCATTTTATAATGGAACATCTTCTAGGCGCCATAATGTTTTCCGACGAAACACTTTGTTTCAGTTCTTCACTCTTATTTCAGTCACTTGCAAACAACCCCAATTTGAAAATTCCGACAGTcaaaaaacccaaaaatcattTTCGCAGAATCGTTATCTTAGTGAATGTTTATTATTATGGAAGCCAGTAGTTCTTCTAAGATTCAATCAAGAAATCAAACGAAATCGCTAACAGACAGGCCATTTGAAGTGATGGCGAGAATAATAGTCGACTTGGCAAAAATTTCAGCAGTCGAGGCTTTCAGGATGAAGAGTGTGTAAGTTTTacctttcactactagaaaaaaggccttttacgacgctcattgcgcgttgtaaaacgctcagacgacgcgcaaatgcgtgtcaaggaaggccctgtcataaagagagacgacgcgcttttgcgcgtcgtctatagacgacgcgcatttatgatgcgcatttacgacgcgcatttacgacgcgcggttatgacacgcaatgcgtatcaaggaaggccctgtcataaaggaagacgacacgcatttgcgtgtcgtaaccttacgacgcgcgtgtttatgacacgcaatgcgtatcaaggaagcccctgtcaagaaaggccatgtcataaatgaagatgacacacatttttgcgtatataattttaaatgttctaaaaaaatatttatatatttattaatttttaaattaaatttgcatttaatgtctcataatagaaataaaatatcatatacaaaaaatacaatccattgcataaaatttaatgtcatacaattctattttttacaatatctaaatttgcatctaatctactctctacatcaaattccaactaagtaaagttgcatcttgcctttcataattctttaagactaatgctccaaacagATGTTATATGGATAAGAAGTTTACATTGGCCCATCTACTCtgtgtttcatactaacaattgaaatgaagaatgcaacacttgcatttgcagcatcttatctctttcggcttgagctttcttttcctcttttcCTCTTGCAACAAAAAATTACCAAAATCAGAATCACATAGAAAAGGCATATTGTGATTTCTTGCattaaacaccaaaatcataacttTTGTGTGCAAGTTACTTATTATATCAAAGATAAAAcaagatttttgatttttgacatACAGTAGAAGCAAGTttagttttaaaataattacCAGCAATTGCTTTGGTTTGTGCAGCAACAACTTCCATGGTGGTTCCAGTTTCTCGTTGCTCAAGAGTCTCCCCAACACAAGCAATAACCTTCAAACCTTGAGATAGTGCGTATGCAACCTTGTCTCCAACAAACTGAatgaaacaagaaaaagaaaaagaaaacttTTTCAGTAACTTGCATACAACACTGATTAAGATGTTCACAAGGAAAAGTGTGAATTGATTTGAATAGGCTGAGTAAAATCTACACAAGGAAAAGGGTACCTCATTAGTTTCATTCAATAGGGCTCTCCTTTCAGAGTGACCTAGGATGACCCAAGGGACACCCAAATTGACAAGCATCTCAGCACTGTAAATATAGAAAACCAACTTCAGTATTTAGTaagaatcaagaagaagaaatcaGACATAGGAAATTGAAAAGCTTTATAAAAAAAAAGGATGGTAATTTGATAAATGACACTTTGAAACATACCTAACCTCACCGGTGAATGCACCACCCTTCTTAACCCAACAATTTTGAGCTGCAACTTGGATTTCAGGCCTCAATTCACTTTTAACAGAGGTAAGAAACACAAAAGGAGGGTCACCGCCACCTCTGGTATGAAAAGTACTCAAAGGGCATTTACGTAATTTCACTTATTTATGGTCTCTTTATTTTACCCTTTGAAATTATGATGATATTTCAGGAAGTCATAACAGGAGCTGGCCACTCCAGTGCTATTGATTGGTGGGCAGTGGGTAAGCTTATTAATTTTCATGAAttaaaatttttctttaaaatatacaccatttatttgaattatcttcTTTTACCCATTTCAAtactttaactaattttttattatattcttttttttatttcatgtattttattatatgagatgttgtatggtgGTACACCATTTAGAGGAAAGAATAGGCAGAAGACATTTGCTGATGCAGTGGAATCCCCTCTATGTCCTGAATCTTTGACTTCACAGTATCAATGTTCTTTGAGCTCTCCACCTCCAACTTTATTGTCTTCCCTGTCAAAGTCTTCCCTGTAACCACCTCCACTGTAactcccaccaccaccaccctacATTTATCAAACAAAAAAAGTAAACCACCAATATTCAATCATTTCAccgtttgtgtatgtgtgtgagagaaagagagagagagagagagagagagagagagagagagagatacctGGTAGTAGCTTGTGTGATTTCGCATGTGAGAGGCTGAAAGTGGTGGacctataatttaaaaaaaaatgttatgatTTGGTGATATCTATTAAACtttaccataacaataacaatgtAAATTGATAGTTGGTTAAAAATTAGAGATGGAAAGAATGTAGGTAAAGGATTACCCCCAACATAAGTAACAGTGTAAATTGATAGTTGGTTAAATATTGGTCCCTGAGTATATTTGAATTTTGCAATTTTAGTCCTTATTTATGGAGAGTCATTTTACTTGGAATAAGGATCAAAAAGGTTATGAAAATCAGACTAAAAAAGTAAAATACTATAGTAGTTATTTTTAATGTGATATTGATGAATAATGagacaaaagggtaaaattgtaaaTTTGCAAACATTGTACCTGTAATTTGTCGATTTCCTGAAATAAGGAAAAAT
The genomic region above belongs to Lactuca sativa cultivar Salinas chromosome 4, Lsat_Salinas_v11, whole genome shotgun sequence and contains:
- the LOC111878594 gene encoding uncharacterized protein LOC111878594, which produces MDVLMFMLMPPGPCAHVISQSFKQRVDPEGYDWTQVSKEMRELYWEEFQKKCCWDETIDSLVRKAWARKVTQSYRQYLFNMRSPKRKKHGFKPAHISQEVWNSCQLKWNTEEYKLKSKQNKKNRRNSVADGVAKPTHNAGTACHLKIAFDFKRKLGHEPPHSELFLYTHTKNHVKVTFTNEKDRQIHAAYIEKREELEAKGVEFEEDKLFYAVVGGHDKKRRLYGLGSFAKKKRGNLLLKKQQNEELKEMMNAQQEENKARIGHLEKQLQTTLDLINVVTKQQE